Genomic segment of Nostoc sp. TCL240-02:
CACTTGCGACTTTTGCCACAAGTGAATTTCTCGGGATTTTGAATATATCTTGCAGCCGCAAGCGGTTAACCTTTAACATTTAGTGTTCTCTAACCGCATCTATCTAGCGTAGTAAAGTTCCGTATTCCTTACGGTTTAATCATCTATATCTTTGTATTTTATGCTACCCCTTGACTTACTTTTCATCTACCCAGATGCATATTTTTTATTGAATAATTTAGAGTAAGAATTAATAATTCAAAAAACAACTTTTGTGAGTATTTCAGAATTGCAGGCTATGTCGTTTACACGATCTAACTTTCTGTACAGAAACAGCCGTATAATCGAGAACTTGTAGCTTCAATATAACTACTTGTTTGGTTCTGTTCGCAAGTCTTGTAATAGCACTTGTAAAAACTTTCCCCATTCCGCCGCCAAAGGGATTTCGGTAAATGGAACACGCACCGATTTATTAGATTCGCAAAAGAGAAATTCTAGCTCTATAGAACGCCCTTTCAGCGGTATGTTATTCACATCTACTGATTTATCATCTACGAGAAAGTTGATTTGCTTAATATCAAGCAAAGAGAATGTTTCTAGTTTAATAGGCCCTTGAGGTGTGGGTTTTCCCCAAGTGAGATTATTGTCTTTTTGACCTAATACAGCATAAATATCGTACTTAGCCCGTTCAAATTGTTCTGCCCAAGCGCGATAGGCTTCAACTTTTTGATACTCCTTCGAGCCTTGCCAAGCCAACCAGAAAAACATTACTAATAACGGCAACCACAAAAGACCACGTTCCATCGTTTCAAAAAGTCCTGAGTAATGAAGTGAGACTTGTAACTAAAAGTGCAAAATCCACCAACAAAGGATGGAGATAAGTTATGGTAGTGAGAAAACTGGCAAAAAGCGGTGATGAGTTAATATGAGAAAGCTTATATTATTGTGCTTGTTTGTCATTGGGCTGGGAGCTGCCATATTTGGTTTCCTGAATTTCCAGGGAATGGCAGTTAAAGGAGAGTTTGAGACGATTTTGCTTGATTTTCGGGAAGATATTCCATCAGATGTGGTACAACAGAATCTCCAAGCGATCGCCAAACAATACAACGTTACACCCCAATTAGACAACAAGTTTTCAGAAAAAGATCATGTGTATATTGTCAAAGGCGATCGCCAGCGACTCCAAGAACTGAAAAAATCTCAGTTTGCCCAAGCTACAGAATTCATTGAGCCAAATTACATATATACAAAGATTCCACAACCAGGTGAAAAAGCTTGGTTAGGAGAATTTTTGAGACCCCAAGAAAATGATGATGAGACAAGCCCATCATTAACTGGCCCCAATGACCAATATTACAGCAAGCAGTGGAACTTGCACAAAATCGGCATAGAAGGTGCGTGGAGCCAAACCAAAGGCAGTGGCATTACAGTTGCGGTAATTGACACCGGGATTACTAAGGTGCGCGACTTATATGAAACAAAATTCGTCAAAGGCTATGATTTTGTTAACGACCGAGAAGAAGCCAAAGACGATAACGGCCACGGTACCCATGTTGCCGGAACTATTGCTCAAGCCACAAATAACAAATATGGCGTAGCCGGAATTGCTTATGAAGCCAGTCTGATGCCCTTAAAGGTACTCAGTTCTTATGGCGGCGGTACAGTTGCCGATATTGCCGAAGCGATTAAATTTGCTGCTGATAAAGGCGCAGATGTGATTAATATGAGCTTGGGTGGTGGCGGTGAAAGCAAGTTGATGAAAGAAGCGATCGAGTATGCCCATAGAAAAGGTGTAGTTATCATTGCCGCAGCCGGGAATGAAAATACCAATGGCGCAAGCTATCCAGCCCGATATCCTTATGTAATCGGCGTTTCGGCAATTGGCCCAGATGGCGAAAGAGCGCCTTATTCTAACTTTGGTGCTGGGGTAGATATCTCGGCTCCTGGTGGTAGTGAAGCTGGTAAGATTCTCCAAGAAACTATCGACGAAAATGGCGAAGGAGTATTTCTTGGCTTCCAGGGTACAAGCATGGCTTCTCCCCACGTTGCAGGCGTTGCAGCATTAATTAAAGCTGCTGGTATCAAAGAACCAGATGAAGTTTTAAAAGTCCTCAAGCAGTCAGCGCGAGTTATCCAAGATGATGGTTTGAACTATTATGGCGCTGGACAACTCAATGCAGAAGCAGCAGTCAGACTAGCTTTTGGAGGACAAATCAGTTTTCCAGATTTCTTTCGGTGGTTACGCGATAACGGCTATCTTAACCCTGGCTTTTGGATTGATGGTGGTGCAGTGGCACTATTACCCAAGATTTTAATGGTAGTTGGCTCTTATCTACTGGCTTGGTTTTTACGGGTTTACTTCCCCTTCTCTTGGAGTTGGTCTTTATCTAGTGGACTAATCGCTGGCAGTTCCGGCTTATTCTTCCTCAAGGGAATCTATATTTTTGATCTTCCCCAATGGCCTTTCCGGATTTTGGGCAGTTCAATTCCCGAACTAGGTAATACCCTCCAGGGAACTGATGCGTTGAATCCCCTATTTGCCAGTGTACTGATTCCCATTTTGTTAATGGCATTGCTGCTGGGAAATCCTAGTTGGAAATGGTTTGCCATTGGTTCAACATTAGGTATAGCAGCCTGCTTGACAGTAAGTGCATTTTTAGATCCAGCTGTTTGGGGTTTGGGAAGTGGCAACATATCACGCCTCTTCCTCATCGTTAATGCCCTAATCTGCTATGGACTGGCTCGTTTAGCATTGAAAAACGAAGAAAAGATCGCATAAATAGGGAATTGGGAATTGGGAATTGGGAATTGGGCATGGGAAAGAATTCTTAATAACTCCTAACTCTTAACTCTTAACTCTTAACTCCCTACTGCCGACTCTCCCACTCAGCACGGGCTAAACGCCCCGCTATCGCTAACAGCACTCACAACTCAGCACTGTTTATGAGCATTACACTTACAGGTACAATCGAACGCCGTGATATAGGCACAGGCGCATGGGCGTTGGTTACAGAAGAGGGCGTTACTTACGAAATCCTTAAAGGAGCTGACAAAAGCTTACTCAAAGCCGGACAAAAAGCAAAAGTAAAAGGACAGGTGCGTGAAGATATCATGACTATTGCCATGATTGGCCCTGTCCTAGAGGTCAAATCTTTTGAAGTAATTTAGTTCTGATTACCTGTAGAATCCAGAACCTCTTGCAGACGGCTTCTAAATTCCCCTTTGGGATGACCTCCTTTTACTTCACCCACAATCTGAAATTCCCCTTCTGGAGAATTGCAGATGATGTAAGTAGGCCATCCCATTTCTGATTTATCGGGATACTGAGTTAATAAAATCTTGCGATACTTGCGGTAAGCAGTCGTATCCTGCATTTTCACATCAATAAATTCTAAACCCAGTTCTTCAGCCACCTTTTTGTCGTAAAAAGACATTTTATGGCAGATGCCGCACTCTTCTGAAGAGAACTTAATTACAGCTAAACTCATGGGTTGGCGACTCTTTGATTCTAAGCAAAGTTTTTTAGCATAATGCCATGAAATATTACCATATAGCTGGTTATTGGTGTCAACTTAAAGCTAAAACCCTTATCCAGTATCTTTTCTTGCGTCCTTACTTCTATGTTTTTTGGGAAGAAGATCCTTCAGGACTGCATTCCCAGGTTGAACATGGAAACAAGAAAGATATAAATGTAGTTGGCAAGGAAGCTCTGATTCGGAAGCTGAAAGCAGTGATTGCTGGCAGACAAAATAATTAAACGCCAAAATATAGAAAAAAAATTAAGAATATGATTAAATATCATAGCAATCATTTTGATGTGGCATCTTTAGCTGACAATAAAAAGAAAGGAATTCAGGAATTGAGTGAGCAAGTTATGCTATATCCTATGAGCAGTAACAACAAGAGTGGTGGTGCATTCTAGTTACATCAGCAGAAAATGGTAGAGCAGTATCTTAAGACAAGCCGCTACGTGTCTACACAAAAAACCCCCGATGAGCGTTAGCCAATCAGGGGAGTTAGTTATCAGGGTGCATCTACCAATTAAATGTTCTTAGGTTTAACACCATATTCCGGATAAATTTGGACAAAGGCTAGTTATTTTTTAAAATAAAAAACCCCCGATGAGCGTTAGCCAATCAGGGGAGTTAGTTATCAGGGTGCATCTACCAATTAAATGTTCTTAGGTTTAACACCATATTCCGGATAAATTTGGACAAAGGCTAATTATTTTTAAAATAAAAAACCCCCAGATGATGTTAATCTACTAGGGGAGTTAATTATCAGGGTGCATCTACCATTAATGTTTTCTAGGGGCAGCGAGTATCTTCCGGGGAAAATGGCAGAAATCAGGGTTGACGGCCATGTCTAGGAAGGGCCACGCCTACTTAACTAGAAAAAAGCCCCCAGTGGGTGTTAGCCAACCAGGGGAGTGAGTTATCAGGGTGCATCTATTGATCATCTTTTCTAAAGTAAATGGGTAGCTACCGGATAAAATAGCAGAGGTTGAAGTTATTGTTGTTTGCTCACCAGAAAAAAACCTCAAAGTTGTTAAGCAACCAGAGGAGTTAGTTATCAGATATTGGTTTCAAGTGAAGCTAAAGTCTTTCAGAATCTCGTTGATCTGTAAATGATACTCATAGGGCTACTGGCGCAAATTCAGAAGGTGCTAGCCTATATCAGGATTAAAAGAGATTCTTAAAGAGCAATCTGCCGGATAAATTGACGCTCACCAGAGAAAATCCTCGATGGGTGTTAGCCAACTAGGGGAGCTAGTTATCAGGGTGAATCTACCAATTAAATAACCAGTGCATTGCCTTAAAAATTTGATGCG
This window contains:
- a CDS encoding S8 family peptidase; protein product: MRKLILLCLFVIGLGAAIFGFLNFQGMAVKGEFETILLDFREDIPSDVVQQNLQAIAKQYNVTPQLDNKFSEKDHVYIVKGDRQRLQELKKSQFAQATEFIEPNYIYTKIPQPGEKAWLGEFLRPQENDDETSPSLTGPNDQYYSKQWNLHKIGIEGAWSQTKGSGITVAVIDTGITKVRDLYETKFVKGYDFVNDREEAKDDNGHGTHVAGTIAQATNNKYGVAGIAYEASLMPLKVLSSYGGGTVADIAEAIKFAADKGADVINMSLGGGGESKLMKEAIEYAHRKGVVIIAAAGNENTNGASYPARYPYVIGVSAIGPDGERAPYSNFGAGVDISAPGGSEAGKILQETIDENGEGVFLGFQGTSMASPHVAGVAALIKAAGIKEPDEVLKVLKQSARVIQDDGLNYYGAGQLNAEAAVRLAFGGQISFPDFFRWLRDNGYLNPGFWIDGGAVALLPKILMVVGSYLLAWFLRVYFPFSWSWSLSSGLIAGSSGLFFLKGIYIFDLPQWPFRILGSSIPELGNTLQGTDALNPLFASVLIPILLMALLLGNPSWKWFAIGSTLGIAACLTVSAFLDPAVWGLGSGNISRLFLIVNALICYGLARLALKNEEKIA